One Bradysia coprophila strain Holo2 chromosome IV unlocalized genomic scaffold, BU_Bcop_v1 contig_144, whole genome shotgun sequence DNA window includes the following coding sequences:
- the LOC119071281 gene encoding trypsin-1 isoform X1 yields MGNLLVFRLFCAFLLSVNTLGNLVAQETDSKCINFPLSYRSSRVVGGTNAEESEFPFIVSLTRRGGHFCGATIVNDQWLLTAGHCVCNGLNRFMKPNQIKSVIGLHTMSSFKDNAIESSAFEMNIRTIVTHPDYRCESVKDDIALLRLHKTIIFTDVVKPACILSSENNYEGDVAVVSGWGWTMEDQSTGDPANILQKASVNVWKNSDCQKSFREKGSDIILTENQICAGHVSGGIDSCWADSGGPLITPNHSLIGVVSTGVGCGRPGLPGIYTRVSKYINWIKQTIEIK; encoded by the exons ATGGGAAACTTACTTGTGTTTCGGTTATTTTGTGCGTTTTTATTGAGTGTTAATACATTAGGAAATCTTGTTGCACAAGAAACAG ACTCGAAATGCATAAATTTCCCATTGTCTTATCGAAGCAGTCGCGTGGTTGGTGGAACAAATGCGGAAGAAAGCGAATTTCCGTTCATTGTCAGTTTGACTCGCCGAGGTGGACACTTCTGTGGTGCTACGATTGTGAATGATCAATGGCTTTTAACAGCTGGTCACTGTGTTTGCaa TGGTCTAAACAGATTTATGAAACCGAATCAAATTAAGTCAGTAATCGGTCTACACACGATGTCCAGTTTTAAAGACAATGCCATTGAGAGTAGTGCCTTCGAAATGAATATAAGGACAATTGTAACTCATCCAGACTATCGGTGCGAATCGGTTAAAGATGATATAG CATTACTGCGCCTGCATAAGACAATCATATTTACCGATGTCGTTAAACCGGCTTGTATTCTATCAAGCGAAAACAACTACGAAGGAGACGTTGCTGTGGTTAGTGGTTGGGGTTGGACTATGGAGG ATCAGAGTACCGGTGATCCTGctaacattttacaaaaagcaTCGGtgaatgtatggaaaaattctGATTGCCAAAAATCGTTCCGAGAAAAGGGGAGTGACATCATACTTACTGAGAATCAGATTTGTGCGGGACATGTGAGTGGTGGAATCGATTCATGTTGG GCCGATTCAGGTGGTCCTCTCATTACTCCGAATCATTCCTTAATTGGTGTAGTTTCAACAGGTGTAGGATGTGGCAG GCCTGGCTTGCCGGGAATCTATACACGTGTAAGTAAATACATCAATTGGATTAAACAAACAATCGAAATCAAATAG
- the LOC119071281 gene encoding trypsin-1 isoform X2: MKIILSHLRHAGWGKNCLWCRDSKCINFPLSYRSSRVVGGTNAEESEFPFIVSLTRRGGHFCGATIVNDQWLLTAGHCVCNGLNRFMKPNQIKSVIGLHTMSSFKDNAIESSAFEMNIRTIVTHPDYRCESVKDDIALLRLHKTIIFTDVVKPACILSSENNYEGDVAVVSGWGWTMEDQSTGDPANILQKASVNVWKNSDCQKSFREKGSDIILTENQICAGHVSGGIDSCWADSGGPLITPNHSLIGVVSTGVGCGRPGLPGIYTRVSKYINWIKQTIEIK, from the exons atgaaaattatattgagTCACTTACGACACGCCGGGTGGGGAAAAAACTGTCTTTGGTGCCGGG ACTCGAAATGCATAAATTTCCCATTGTCTTATCGAAGCAGTCGCGTGGTTGGTGGAACAAATGCGGAAGAAAGCGAATTTCCGTTCATTGTCAGTTTGACTCGCCGAGGTGGACACTTCTGTGGTGCTACGATTGTGAATGATCAATGGCTTTTAACAGCTGGTCACTGTGTTTGCaa TGGTCTAAACAGATTTATGAAACCGAATCAAATTAAGTCAGTAATCGGTCTACACACGATGTCCAGTTTTAAAGACAATGCCATTGAGAGTAGTGCCTTCGAAATGAATATAAGGACAATTGTAACTCATCCAGACTATCGGTGCGAATCGGTTAAAGATGATATAG CATTACTGCGCCTGCATAAGACAATCATATTTACCGATGTCGTTAAACCGGCTTGTATTCTATCAAGCGAAAACAACTACGAAGGAGACGTTGCTGTGGTTAGTGGTTGGGGTTGGACTATGGAGG ATCAGAGTACCGGTGATCCTGctaacattttacaaaaagcaTCGGtgaatgtatggaaaaattctGATTGCCAAAAATCGTTCCGAGAAAAGGGGAGTGACATCATACTTACTGAGAATCAGATTTGTGCGGGACATGTGAGTGGTGGAATCGATTCATGTTGG GCCGATTCAGGTGGTCCTCTCATTACTCCGAATCATTCCTTAATTGGTGTAGTTTCAACAGGTGTAGGATGTGGCAG GCCTGGCTTGCCGGGAATCTATACACGTGTAAGTAAATACATCAATTGGATTAAACAAACAATCGAAATCAAATAG
- the LOC119071228 gene encoding chitotriosidase-1-like — protein sequence MKFIALSLFITLASYIEAKDVVCYIPSWGPDVTNKVSPNYCSIFVIAFGTLDGNGNIGLPDNFANFKKLKTANSKLVLAIGGATAGTSVFKQNAATAASRARFAKNALNVLVSNGLDGIDIDWEFPDATDRSTFVALHSDLKASLGSKYIVSTAVSVGQWLVSTNNVYDIAGLGRAVDHINLMAYDMHMDEGWDSSFGVSFNAPINANSGDSVDKGINLFLQGGAPASKLVVGVPFYGRQYQLADSNRVSPGSPFIGGHQASDVNYTPAYQSYCSKLTNSAWTKQRDATAKAPYMYSGNMWMSYEDQTSITDKANLAIKYNLGGVMTWALHQDDYDGICSSCKWPLLNALSVAVGRISSSSACKTSSASTGSSGTVPTTPPTHPSNNSGGNNASGTTLTNCGTVGLLAYQPDCSKYLSCASVGAKPVVMSCSSGLKWNNQAKICDWNCVV from the exons atgaaatttattGCGTTAAGCTTGTTCATTACGCTTGCTTCCTACATTGAAGCTA aGGATGTGGTTTGTTACATTCCCTCCTGGGGTCCAGACGTAACCAACAAAGTCAGCCCAAATTACTGCTCAATTTTTGTCATTGCTTTTGGTACCTTAGACGGAAATGGAAATATCGGCCTTCCAGACAATTTTGCCAATTTTAAGAAACTCAAAACGGCCAATTCAAAACTAGTTCTAGCAATAGGAGGAGCAACAGCTGGCACATCggtatttaaacaaaatgcaGCTACGGCAGCCAGTCGTGCCCGTTTTGCGAAAAATGCTTTGAACGTGTTAGTTAGTAACGGACTGGATGGTATAGATATCGATTGGGAATTCCCAGACGCTACTGATAGATCTACATTTGTGGCACTGCATTCAGATTTGAAAGCaag TCTTGGAAGCAAATACATAGTATCAACCGCAGTAAGCGTTGGACAGTGGCTTGTATCGACCAATAATGTGTACGATATTGCTGGATTGGGAAG AGCTGTTGACCATATCAATTTGATGGCATATGACATGCATATGGACGAAGGATGGGACTCATCGTTTGGTGTATCATTTAATGCACCTATCAATGCTAATTCAGGAGATAGTGTTGATAAGGGCATCAACTTATTTTTGCAAGGAGGTGCACCAGCAAGTAAACTCGTAGTTGGAGTACCTTTTTATGGACGTCAGTACCAATTAGCTGACTCCAATAGAGTATCTCCTGGATCTCCGTTCATTGGTGGACATCAAGCGTCAGACGTTAATTACACGCCAGCATATCAATcc TATTGCTCGAAATTAACTAATTCTGCGTGGACGAAGCAGCGTGATGCAACAGCTAAAGCTCCCTACATGTACAGCGGAAATATGTGGATGTCGTATGAGGATCAGACGAGTATAACAGACAAAGCCAATTTGGCTATCAAATACAATTTAGGAGGCGTTATGACATGGGCTTTGCATCAAGATGATTACGATGGTATTTGCAGCTCATGTAAATGGCCATTATTAAACGCATTAAGCGTAGCCGTtggtcgaatttcatcgtcgTCTGCTTGTAAAACTAGCAGCGCCAGCACTGGTAGTAGTGGTACAGTGCCAACAACACCACCAACCCATCCTTCTAATAATTCTGGTGGTAATAACGCTTCGGGTACTACTCTCACGAATTGTGGAACGGTTGGACTACTCGCATATCAGCCtgattgttcaaaatatttgtcatgTGCATCAGTGGGAGCTAAGCCAGTAGTAATGTCATGTAGTTCTGGATTGAAATGGAACAATCAAGCAAAAATTTGCGATTGGAATTGTGTCGTATAG
- the LOC119071237 gene encoding uncharacterized protein LOC119071237, with translation MATKFPDYISKDLFEKSLRNGFKDSSIVINNYEITMGSSAGDNYCSDIYRAKIVYTKNGKSNNSIVLIVKAMPFVEARSPALDNLEVFNKEVKMYTDTIPKISDILDGEYMCARCFYAIKEPVQLIVFEDLKVLGYQMADRQSGIDEAHCKLVLSKLGRFHAASIVLSEMEKHHMDKYYFGFFKPNAPVADVMKAVFEKGLISCIDQVKTWPGYENIAKKMDILSENFIQKVANLCNNSPSSIKVLNHGDLWVNNFLFKYEEGKPVDVVFVDYQMSFFSSPGLDINYFLSTSPTNEVREKKVDVLIEVYYNNFSKILKNLSNQQYSLEAVKKEIRSREFYGFSSSIGITPIIMMDKEASKESSMENLIDEEASARLRNAMYGSQNYRKAMEFMLKKFDDHKVLENIW, from the exons ATGGCAACAAAGTTTCCGGATTATATATCGAAAGATCTGTTCGAGAAATCACTCAGAAACGGTTTCAAGGATTCCAGCATCGTCATCAACAACTATGAAATAACAATGGGAAGTTCAGCTGGCGACAATTATTGCAGTGATATCTACCGAGCCAAAATTGTCTAtacgaaaaatggaaaatcgaacAATTCGATAGTGTTGATTGTCAAGGCAATGCCTTTTGTTGAAGCTCGGTCACCAGCTTTGGACAATTTAGAGGTGTTCAACAAGGAGGTCAAAATGTACACGGATACAATTCCAAAGATTTCGGATATACTCGATGGTGAATACATGTGCGCTCGCTGTTTTTATGCGATTAAGGAGCCTGTGCAGTTAATTGTTTTTGAGGATCTGAAAGTTTTGGGCTATCAGATGGCTGACAGACAGTCGGGTATCGATGAAGCACACTGTAAATTGGTTTTGAGCAAATTGGGAAGATTTCATGCGGCTTCTATAGTCTTATCTGAAATG GAAAAGCATCACATGGACAAATATTACTTTGGATTTTTTAAGCCAAACGCTCCAGTAGCTGATGTTATGAAAGcggtttttgaaaaaggattg ATTTCGTGTATTGATCAAGTGAAAACATGGCCAGGTTACGAGAATATCGCCAAGAAAATGGACATCTTGAGT gaaaatttcattcagaaaGTTGCAAACCTCTGTAACAACTCCCCTTCCTCAATTAAGGTTCTTAATCACGGTGACCTATGGGTCAACAATTTCTTATTCAAATATGAGGAAGGGAAGCCTGTAGATGTTGTATTTGTCGATTACCAGATGAGCTTCTTCTCCAGTCCCGGTTTAGATATCAATTATTTCCTCAGCACAAGTCCGACAAACGAAGTTAGAGAAAAGAAGGTCGATGTGTTGATTGAAGTatattacaacaatttttcgaaGATACTCAAAAATTTGTCGAATCAACAATACAGTTTGGAGGCGGTGAAAAAGGAAATACGCAGCCGTGAATTTTATG gattttcaTCATCAATTGGAATTACACCAATAATTATGATGGACAAAGAAGCGTCCAAAGAATCAAGCATGGAAAATCTAATAGACGAAGAAGCATCAGCCAGATTACGAAACGCAATGTATGGGTCACAAAATTATCGAAAGGCGATGGAGTTTATGTTAAAGAAATTCGATGATCACAAAGTgctagaaaatatttggtga